The following are from one region of the Bradyrhizobium sediminis genome:
- a CDS encoding DsrE family protein, with the protein MRGFLHRLATVAFMSLALASAGSAAEEKKPHRLAIQVDQNDPQVMNLALNNATNVIEYYRGKGEDVDVDIVTYGPGLHMLRADTSPVQDRIKRLKELAFPGKIQFSACNNTKQGMEKAEGKAVSILSDATIVPSGVVQLMELQEQGWSYIRP; encoded by the coding sequence ATGCGCGGCTTCCTTCACCGTCTGGCCACCGTGGCCTTCATGTCGCTGGCGCTGGCCTCGGCCGGCTCCGCGGCCGAGGAGAAAAAACCGCATCGCCTCGCGATCCAGGTCGACCAGAACGATCCGCAGGTCATGAACCTCGCGCTGAACAACGCCACCAACGTGATCGAATATTATCGCGGCAAGGGCGAAGACGTCGATGTCGACATCGTCACCTATGGGCCCGGCCTCCATATGCTGCGGGCCGACACCTCACCGGTGCAGGACCGCATCAAGCGCCTCAAGGAGCTGGCCTTTCCCGGCAAGATCCAGTTTTCGGCCTGCAACAACACCAAGCAGGGCATGGAGAAGGCCGAAGGCAAGGCGGTTTCCATCCTGTCCGACGCCACCATCGTCCCTTCGGGCGTGGTTCAGTTGATGGAGCTGCAGGAGCAGGGCTGGAGCTATATCCGGCCGTGA
- a CDS encoding c-type cytochrome — protein sequence MSSSVKRFLLLGAAAMIAATAAGAAETGHFGYGKPASPAEIAGWNIDVRGEDGAGLPPGSGSVNKGADVFSEQCAACHGTFGEGEGRFPKLVGGKGTLKDDRPELTVGSYWPFAPTLWDYINRAMPMPAPHTLSADDVYALTAYILNLNDIVPGEFVADRDSLPKVKMPNRDSFIWTDPRPDTMAKPCMSACANPADVKISSTAEGRDLTPRTTGPLDTMQPK from the coding sequence ATGTCCAGCTCGGTTAAGCGCTTCCTGCTGCTCGGCGCCGCCGCCATGATCGCCGCCACGGCGGCGGGCGCGGCGGAAACCGGCCATTTCGGTTACGGCAAGCCAGCCTCGCCGGCGGAGATCGCCGGCTGGAACATCGATGTGCGCGGCGAGGATGGCGCCGGCCTGCCGCCGGGAAGCGGCAGCGTCAACAAGGGCGCCGACGTGTTTTCCGAGCAATGCGCCGCATGCCACGGTACTTTCGGCGAAGGCGAAGGCCGCTTTCCCAAGCTGGTCGGCGGCAAGGGGACATTGAAGGACGACCGGCCGGAACTGACGGTGGGCAGCTACTGGCCGTTCGCGCCGACGCTGTGGGACTACATCAACCGCGCCATGCCGATGCCCGCACCGCACACATTGTCAGCCGATGACGTTTATGCTTTGACCGCCTATATTCTGAACCTGAACGACATCGTTCCAGGCGAATTCGTTGCCGACCGGGACAGCCTGCCCAAAGTCAAGATGCCCAATCGCGACAGTTTTATCTGGACCGACCCAAGACCTGATACGATGGCCAAGCCGTGCATGAGCGCATGTGCCAACCCTGCGGACGTCAAGATCTCGTCCACGGCGGAAGGCAGAGATCTCACGCCGCGCACGACCGGACCGCTCGACACGATGCAACCCAAGTGA
- the soxZ gene encoding thiosulfate oxidation carrier complex protein SoxZ: MASTIRVRATSSGETTEVQALIQHPMDSGFVKNAKGEIIPPHFIQQLTFEYDGKAVFAANWGGGVSKDPYVKFAFKGGKKGDELKISWIDSKGATDTTTAKIQ; encoded by the coding sequence ATGGCATCGACCATTCGCGTACGCGCCACCTCGTCAGGCGAGACCACCGAAGTCCAGGCGCTGATCCAGCACCCGATGGATTCCGGCTTCGTCAAGAACGCCAAGGGCGAGATCATTCCGCCGCACTTCATCCAGCAACTGACCTTCGAATATGACGGCAAGGCCGTGTTCGCCGCGAACTGGGGCGGCGGCGTTTCCAAGGACCCCTACGTCAAGTTCGCCTTCAAGGGCGGCAAGAAGGGCGACGAGCTGAAGATCAGCTGGATCGACAGCAAGGGCGCGACCGATACGACCACGGCGAAGATCCAGTAA
- the soxX gene encoding sulfur oxidation c-type cytochrome SoxX, which yields MPACALALLFGTLASSLPAAAQSAVAEGQKLAFDRSKGNCLTCHVIKGGDLPGTIGPALTDIKSKYPDRNDLVAIVYDETKRNPLTVMPPFGRNRILTDKEINAVVDFLQTL from the coding sequence ATGCCGGCCTGTGCGTTGGCATTGCTGTTCGGCACGCTCGCATCTTCGCTTCCCGCGGCCGCCCAGTCGGCGGTGGCGGAGGGGCAGAAACTGGCATTCGACCGCAGCAAGGGCAATTGCCTGACCTGCCACGTCATCAAGGGCGGCGATCTTCCCGGCACCATCGGGCCGGCCCTGACCGACATCAAGAGCAAGTATCCCGACCGTAACGATCTCGTCGCCATCGTTTACGACGAAACCAAGCGTAACCCGCTGACCGTGATGCCTCCGTTCGGACGAAACCGGATTTTGACCGACAAGGAGATCAACGCGGTCGTGGACTTCCTGCAGACACTATGA
- the soxA gene encoding sulfur oxidation c-type cytochrome SoxA — protein MHFASAALALAALTFAAAPAAVAADTPNPVADAKAFKKYFTDKFPKVKLEDFVNGPYSMDEGLHRQWQEKEQFPPYEFALEKGKEMFSKPFKNGKSYEDCFPNKGIGIRQNYPYFDEKEGKVVTLELALNRCREANGEPPFSYVKDEMAALTAYMAFTSRGKPFDIKIPNDPRALQAYQAGKEYFYTRRGQLNFSCATCHVQSGGERIRAEVLAPALGILNAMPIYRSEWSGMGTTSRRFTTCNSQIRGVPLSPQDDEYRNVEYYLSYVSNGLPISGPGARP, from the coding sequence ATCCATTTTGCCTCGGCCGCTCTCGCGTTGGCAGCGCTGACGTTTGCCGCCGCGCCCGCCGCCGTCGCCGCCGACACCCCCAATCCGGTGGCCGACGCCAAGGCGTTCAAGAAATACTTCACCGACAAGTTCCCCAAGGTGAAGCTGGAAGACTTCGTCAACGGTCCCTACTCGATGGATGAGGGCCTGCACAGGCAGTGGCAAGAGAAGGAACAATTCCCGCCTTACGAGTTTGCGCTCGAAAAGGGCAAGGAGATGTTCTCCAAACCGTTCAAGAACGGCAAGAGCTACGAAGACTGCTTCCCCAACAAGGGCATCGGCATCCGGCAGAACTATCCCTATTTCGACGAGAAGGAAGGCAAGGTCGTCACGCTCGAGCTGGCGCTGAACCGCTGCCGCGAGGCCAATGGCGAGCCGCCGTTCTCCTATGTGAAGGACGAGATGGCCGCGCTGACCGCCTATATGGCGTTCACCTCGCGCGGCAAGCCGTTCGACATCAAGATCCCGAACGATCCGCGCGCGCTACAGGCCTACCAGGCCGGCAAGGAATATTTCTACACGCGGCGCGGCCAGCTCAACTTCTCCTGCGCGACCTGCCATGTGCAGAGCGGCGGCGAGCGGATTCGCGCCGAGGTGCTGGCGCCCGCGCTCGGCATTCTCAATGCGATGCCGATCTATCGTTCCGAATGGAGCGGCATGGGCACCACCAGCCGGCGGTTCACCACCTGCAACAGCCAGATCCGCGGCGTGCCGCTCAGTCCGCAGGACGATGAATACCGCAATGTCGAATACTACCTGTCCTATGTCAGCAACGGGTTGCCGATATCCGGTCCGGGAGCGCGGCCATGA
- the soxB gene encoding thiosulfohydrolase SoxB codes for MTIRRRDFLALAGAAALAGGLPRLARSAEGAANYDLERFGNARILHMTDTHAQLLPLYFREPSVNLGIGAMAGKPPHLVGRAFLDRFGIKPDSADAYAFTFLDFEKAAVRFGKLGGFAHLKTLIDRLRSDVGPGRSLLLDGGDLWQGSGLSNTMQGADMVEAANLLGIEAMTGHWEFTYGEKALRSNLDRFKGEFLAQNVFLTEEAAFNDAKAFDPASGRVFKPATIREIGGSRVAVIGQAFPYVPIAHPKRFTPDWKFGIRDAELQKLVDSLRNTDKVDAVVLLSHNGMDVDLKLASRVTGIDVILGGHTHDAVPQPIPVTNAGGTTLVTNAGSSGKFLGVLDLDIAKGKVAGVRYRLLPVFSELLKPDPAMQSLIAKMREPHAAAYAAKVATSDRLLYRRGNFGGTVDQLICDALLAEFDAEIALSPGFRWGNSVLPGQPVTMEDVLSETAIAYPETYALSMTGGQIKDILEDVCDNLFNVDPYYQQGGDMVRVGGLAYSCAPTESVGRRISDLKLGNGKPLEAGKSYKVAGWASVNEQQGVPVWDVFAKHLRSGKTSTQRGTGVTLKGVEGNPGITEQG; via the coding sequence ATGACCATCCGCCGCCGGGATTTTCTTGCTCTTGCGGGCGCAGCCGCGCTTGCGGGCGGGCTGCCGCGATTGGCGCGCAGCGCCGAAGGTGCCGCAAACTACGATCTCGAGCGCTTCGGCAATGCGCGCATCCTGCACATGACCGACACCCATGCGCAGCTGCTGCCGCTGTATTTTCGCGAACCGAGCGTCAATCTCGGGATCGGCGCGATGGCCGGAAAACCGCCGCATCTGGTCGGCCGCGCCTTTCTCGACCGCTTCGGCATCAAGCCTGACAGCGCCGACGCTTACGCCTTCACTTTTCTCGATTTCGAGAAGGCAGCCGTTCGATTCGGCAAGCTCGGCGGCTTCGCACATCTGAAGACGCTGATCGATCGCCTGCGCAGCGACGTCGGCCCGGGCCGCTCGCTGCTGCTTGACGGCGGCGATCTGTGGCAGGGCTCGGGCCTTTCCAACACCATGCAGGGCGCCGACATGGTCGAGGCCGCCAATCTGCTCGGCATCGAGGCCATGACCGGCCACTGGGAATTCACCTATGGCGAAAAGGCGCTGCGCAGCAACCTCGATCGCTTCAAGGGCGAATTCCTGGCGCAGAACGTCTTCCTCACCGAGGAAGCCGCCTTCAACGACGCCAAGGCGTTCGATCCGGCCTCGGGGCGGGTGTTCAAGCCGGCCACCATCAGGGAGATCGGCGGCAGCCGCGTCGCCGTGATCGGGCAGGCATTTCCCTATGTGCCGATCGCGCACCCGAAGCGGTTCACACCGGACTGGAAGTTCGGCATCCGCGACGCCGAACTGCAGAAGCTGGTCGATAGCTTGCGCAACACCGACAAGGTCGACGCCGTGGTGCTGTTGTCGCATAACGGCATGGATGTCGATCTCAAGCTGGCGAGCCGCGTCACCGGCATCGACGTCATCCTCGGCGGCCACACCCACGACGCCGTTCCGCAGCCGATCCCGGTGACCAATGCCGGCGGCACGACGCTCGTGACCAATGCCGGCTCCAGCGGAAAATTCCTTGGCGTGCTCGATCTCGATATCGCCAAGGGCAAAGTCGCCGGCGTGCGCTACCGGCTGCTGCCGGTGTTTTCGGAGCTGCTGAAGCCGGATCCGGCGATGCAGTCGCTGATCGCGAAGATGCGCGAGCCGCACGCCGCCGCTTACGCCGCGAAGGTCGCGACATCGGATCGCTTGCTCTATCGCCGCGGCAATTTTGGCGGCACCGTGGACCAGTTGATCTGCGATGCGCTGCTCGCCGAGTTCGACGCCGAGATCGCGCTGTCGCCGGGCTTCCGCTGGGGCAACAGCGTGCTGCCGGGCCAGCCGGTGACCATGGAAGACGTGCTGTCGGAAACCGCCATTGCCTACCCCGAGACCTACGCGCTGAGCATGACCGGCGGCCAGATCAAGGACATCCTCGAAGACGTCTGCGACAATCTCTTCAACGTCGATCCCTATTATCAGCAGGGCGGCGACATGGTTCGCGTCGGCGGCCTCGCCTATTCCTGCGCTCCGACCGAGAGCGTCGGTCGCCGGATTTCCGACCTGAAACTCGGCAACGGCAAGCCGCTCGAGGCCGGCAAGAGCTACAAGGTGGCGGGATGGGCTTCCGTCAACGAGCAGCAGGGCGTGCCGGTGTGGGATGTATTCGCAAAACATCTGCGCTCGGGGAAAACGTCGACCCAGCGCGGCACCGGCGTCACCCTGAAGGGCGTTGAAGGCAATCCAGGCATTACGGAACAGGGATGA
- a CDS encoding DsrE family protein: MRTIPAHGRSIARAFGFAVIAATFASLARAEQAPLPDKPFAEHRIVLQLSDNDPKKQGLVISVANNLLKLYDPDKVAVEVVTFGPGIELLSPGNSNRKLVESLVAQGVRFDVCLNTVDSVERDTGKRPEFIAAATPVQVGVGQILSLTENGYTLVRP; this comes from the coding sequence ATGAGAACTATCCCGGCACATGGACGATCGATCGCTCGCGCCTTCGGTTTTGCCGTGATCGCGGCAACGTTCGCGTCGCTCGCCCGCGCGGAGCAGGCGCCGCTGCCGGACAAGCCGTTCGCCGAGCATCGAATCGTACTGCAGCTTTCGGACAATGATCCGAAGAAGCAGGGCCTCGTCATCAGCGTCGCCAATAACCTTCTGAAACTCTACGATCCCGACAAGGTCGCGGTCGAAGTGGTGACGTTCGGCCCCGGCATCGAATTGCTGTCCCCCGGCAACAGCAACCGCAAACTGGTCGAGAGCCTGGTCGCGCAGGGCGTGCGCTTCGATGTCTGCCTGAATACCGTGGATTCGGTCGAGCGCGACACCGGCAAACGGCCGGAATTCATCGCCGCCGCGACGCCGGTACAGGTCGGCGTCGGGCAAATCCTGTCGCTCACCGAGAACGGCTATACCTTGGTTCGGCCTTAG
- the soxY gene encoding thiosulfate oxidation carrier protein SoxY, translating to MTKTNDGFALPRRVILQGVASVALVGLGKLALGVAPAFAANDKYPEEAFKQKSVDDAIKLLYGKTAEKSDKVKLDAPEIAENGAVVPIAASSTFADVTSISFLVAENPNALVASYKIPAGTVPSVANRIKMAKTSNVIVVVEAGGKLYSATKEVKVTVGGCGG from the coding sequence ATGACAAAGACGAACGATGGATTTGCGCTTCCCCGGCGCGTGATCCTGCAAGGCGTGGCATCGGTCGCGCTGGTCGGCCTCGGCAAGCTTGCGCTCGGCGTTGCGCCTGCCTTCGCCGCCAACGACAAATATCCGGAGGAGGCCTTCAAGCAGAAGAGCGTCGATGACGCGATCAAGCTGCTGTACGGCAAGACCGCCGAGAAATCGGACAAGGTGAAGCTCGACGCGCCCGAGATCGCCGAGAACGGCGCGGTGGTGCCGATTGCGGCGAGTTCGACGTTCGCCGACGTGACATCGATCTCGTTTCTGGTCGCCGAGAATCCGAACGCGCTGGTGGCGTCGTACAAGATCCCCGCAGGGACCGTGCCGAGCGTCGCCAATCGCATCAAGATGGCCAAGACCAGCAATGTGATCGTCGTCGTGGAAGCCGGCGGCAAGCTCTACAGCGCCACCAAGGAAGTCAAAGTCACCGTCGGCGGCTGCGGCGGTTAA